GCAGAGACAAACCTTCCCTCTGCATCTCAGATCTTCACCAATAAGTGTGAACGCTCTGGCTGCCGCCAGCGGGAAATGATGAAACTGACCTGTGAGCGCTGTGGCGGAAACTTCTGCATCAAGCACCGTCACCCACTGGACCATGATTGCTCTGGGGAGAGTCACCCAACCAGCCGGCCAGGGTAATTGCAACCAGGTCCAGTACTTGCCTTTGGGATCACCCCATCCTTTTGGAACTGACTCAGCCTCTATCGTTACAAGTTGAGGAGCTGCAAACCTGTTGCCTTTAGCTAGAGGAGTCTATTTTAGCTTCCTATTCAAGTGCGTATTTTTCCAGATTGGAGGAACTCCCCTCCTGACTTCCTGGGTAATGCCTGGGAGGACATGCAAGCTGACTGTTCTTGGAGGCATGCCAAGAGTGTCTCTTCCCTACAGACTTGCCGCCATCTCCAGAGCGCAAGGTCTGGGTTCTTCTACAAGCACCATCCCCAGCCCAAGTCGGACGGTGTCTTCATCTACCTCTCCCAGCAGGTAGGCAGGCCTCcctgtttcttctctcccttttttcccttcacaTCTCTGACTTCAGCCTCTTGAATGTCTGCCGTAGAGCAACAACCCAGTCTCCATCCAGGTCAGCCCCTCCAGTGACTGCTCTGCAGAATGGCTTGGTGAGTTGGGCGGagcttgggggggggcgggtggcagAAGCaaaccctcccctgcccccgccagGAGAATAAAGTCCAAGGCAactggttttctttctcctctttgcagAGTGAGGATGAGGCTCTGCAAAGAGCCCTGGAACTGTCCCTGGCAGAGACCAAACCCCAGGTCCCAAGGTACCTCCTCTGGTGAAAGAGAGTGGGATGTGGGCAAAGGCTCAGTTTGGAGGGAGGGCGGTGGGACCACTCCAACCCCATGCAGGATAATAATTAAGAACTTGGGCTCAAAATTCAGCTTATTAACTATATGACCTTTGACAAGTTCTTGAACCCATGAGGGTTCTTAATTTTCTCTAAAATGGGACCGTACTACTACCTACCTTGTAGGGTTGTGGAAAGACTGAGAGAATACTCAGAAGCGCTCAGCACAGGGATGCCTAACAGATCAGATGCTCACGTTTTAGGTATTACTGTCATCCAACTTGCGCTATTCCTCCCTCCCAGTTCTCAGGAGGAAGAAGACTTAGCTTTAGCACAAGCACTGTCAGCCAGTGAGGCAGAATACCGACGGCAGCAGGTATGAGGACTGGGGAGAGCTCAGGTCCTGCactgggaggagtggggaggggctttCTTCAAGTGGCAGAGAGTTTCGGAATGGTGGTTATCCTTTTGTTTTTGGTGTGACTCcagcccacactgggctctgaaGTGAGGACTGGCCCTCATTTCCTTGACGTCGCACCctgtcttcccttccttcccctttccttgcTCCAGGCCCAGAGCCGCAGCTTGAAGCCGTCCAACTGCAGCCTGTGCTAGGGCCCTGGGCTTGGGGAGGGAAGCTCAGCTGAGGAGGACTGTGGCCCCCACACCTCTAGGGTACacagggagaggaggctgggagcaGCCAGGAGTGAAGACAAGGAGGCCATCTCCAGGGAGCATCAGGAGGAGCACCTTGTGGAGCCAAGCCTATAGAAGGCCCTGGAAGAGAGCAGCTAGAACTGTCTGGTGGGTGGGCCCTTGGCGAATGCTGGCCAGGCCCCGGACAGCCCCCTGCATCATGTCATCCCCTTTACACTGAGGCTGCCCCCATCTGTAGGGGGCAAGGAGGGGCCTGGAAGGAATAAAGGATCTTGGCAGTCACTAAGACCTCCAAGTggtgtgtttttttctcctttccaaccGAAACCAGAGGAGTCCTGTCAAGAATGTGCCCCTCGCCTAAGGGTAGAGGCCCCCTGCAATGCCCCACACCAAGGTCACAAGGATCCTAGCATAGTCCACACTTTTATTTCCCCAAAAAGTGCTTTTCCGGAAGGTTCTTTTCCCCAGCTATAGCTAGCACCATACCCCAACACCGGGATGAAACATGCCGGGCAAAGGGATACATCTTACTCCCCTCTGAGTTCTCCTTTGGGAGGGATGTGGCCGCAGCTTTGTCACCGGTCTCAGTCTAGGGGTTTGGTGTCCTCAGAGACTTCTTCCTGTCCCCGCTGCTGCAGCTGCCACATGTCTGCATACATGCTGCCTCGGGACAGCAGAACCTCGTGCCTGGggtaaggaggaggaggaaagtgcAAGTCCCAACCACCCGTTTAACCCCAAGAGTCCTCACCACCAGcccacagagaggagagggatcAGCCAGGGAGCTCCGAGACACTCGTGGGATTTCACcttttcctccccgccccccttcagAGGCCCCGCCCTGTTCATCCTGCGCTGTTCCTTACCGTCCTCTCTCTACAATGCAGCCATCCTTAAAGACGAGGATCTGGTCAGCGTCGACCACAGTTGAGAGCCTGAGAAATCAGAGCTGCGTTACGCACCATACACCACAAGTGGGCGCCCGCTGCCCGGGGTCCCGTACCTGTGCGCTACGACGATGGTGGTGCGGTTGGCGCAGACTTTGGCCAGAGAAGCCTGGATGGCCCTCTCGTTAGATGTATCCAGCGCTGATGTTGCCTACAGAGAGGATCTGGGTAAACCTGCCCCTGCCACCCGAGATCCCCGTGGAAGGAGGACACAAGCTGCTAGCTGAGGCCTTGGGAATCAAAAAGAACCTGCTCTGCATTCGAGGACTGTAAGGTGTTTTTATGAAGCAGGGATTCATGCTGCCCAGCAGCAGATGGCCTGGGAACAcgcaagggaggaaggaggggagcagACTGCCCAGGGCCCTCACCTCATCCAGCAGAATGATGTCTGGAGCCTTGAGAATGGCGCGAGCAATGGCCACACGCTGCTTCTCCCCACCACTCAGCTTGAGTCCCCGCTCGCCCACCTGCGTCTCGTATCCTGTGAACATTGCCCGCCTACCTCAAGTCACACGGAATACATTTGGTTTCTGCGCCCAGATGAGCAGGACGGGATGGAACAGAGGGTTGGAGGGAATAGCAGGGCTGAATCGGGCAGGGCAGGGCCTCTCTGCAGGAAGCTCACCTTCAGGGAAAGTCAGGATGGCCTCATGGATGCCCGCAGCCTGGGCGGCAGCTACCACCTCCTCGTCCCCGGCTGTCAGACGGCCATAGCGGATGTTGTTAGCGATGGTGTCATTGAAGAGGACGGTGTCCTGGGGCACGACTCCAATGTGAGACCGGAGGGAGATCTGGGTCACCTGGAGCCAAAAGACCGTATGGCCCAGGCCATGAGACTGCCCCACGCCCACCCTCTGGGAGGTAAGATGGgatcgggggtggggtgggggggggcacatgGGATGGGGTATAGGAACCCTGTCACCACCATCCCAAGTCCTAGCTGTGTGGGCAAATCACTCAATCtccctgagtctgcttctccatctacaaagaaaaaagatgctTTTTATGCCCATGACTACTCTACTGGGGTAGGTCACGTGACGCTAGTAAGGCTGAGGTCTCCAGCTGCAGCTTTTTGCAGGGGTgacctctccttctctccctggagAGTGGCCAGCACTTCATAGAGAGCCATTCTTTCACACACAGGCCCCTAAATCACAATCTCCTCCCCAGCAACCTTACCTGTGAGATGTCCTGCCCATCTATTCGGATGCAGCCAGAGCTGATGTCATAGAAGCGAAACAGCAAGCGCAACACTGTGCTCT
Above is a window of Neomonachus schauinslandi chromosome 3, ASM220157v2, whole genome shotgun sequence DNA encoding:
- the ZFAND2B gene encoding AN1-type zinc finger protein 2B isoform X3 codes for the protein MEFPDLGAHCSEPSCQRLDFLPLKCDACSGIFCADHVAYAQHHCGSAYQKDIQVPVCPLCNVPVPVARGEPPDRAVGEHIDRDCRSDPAQQKRKIFTNKCERSGCRQREMMKLTCERCGGNFCIKHRHPLDHDCSGESHPTSRPGLAAISRAQGLGSSTSTIPSPSRTVSSSTSPSRATTQSPSRSAPPVTALQNGLSEDEALQRALELSLAETKPQVPRYYCHPTCAIPPSQFSGGRRLSFSTSTVSQ
- the ZFAND2B gene encoding AN1-type zinc finger protein 2B isoform X1; this encodes MEFPDLGAHCSEPSCQRLDFLPLKCDACSGIFCADHVAYAQHHCGSAYQKDIQVPVCPLCNVPVPVARGEPPDRAVGEHIDRDCRSDPAQQKRKIFTNKCERSGCRQREMMKLTCERCGGNFCIKHRHPLDHDCSGESHPTSRPGLAAISRAQGLGSSTSTIPSPSRTVSSSTSPSRATTQSPSRSAPPVTALQNGLSEDEALQRALELSLAETKPQVPSSQEEEDLALAQALSASEAEYRRQQAQSRSLKPSNCSLC
- the ZFAND2B gene encoding AN1-type zinc finger protein 2B isoform X2, with translation MEFPDLGAHCSEPSCQRLDFLPLKCDACSGIFCADHVAYAQHHCGSAYQKDIQVPVCPLCNVPVPVARGEPPDRAVGEHIDRDCRSDPAQQKRKIFTNKCERSGCRQREMMKLTCERCGGNFCIKHRHPLDHDCSGESHPTSRPGLAAISRAQGLGSSTSTIPSPSRTVSSSTSPSRATTQSPSRSAPPVTALQNGLSEDEALQRALELSLAETKPQVPSSQEEEDLALAQALSASEAEYRRQQGTQGEEAGSSQE
- the ZFAND2B gene encoding AN1-type zinc finger protein 2B isoform X4, translated to MEFPDLGAHCSEPSCQRLDFLPLKCDACSGIFCADHVAYAQHHCGSAYQKIFTNKCERSGCRQREMMKLTCERCGGNFCIKHRHPLDHDCSGESHPTSRPGLAAISRAQGLGSSTSTIPSPSRTVSSSTSPSRATTQSPSRSAPPVTALQNGLSEDEALQRALELSLAETKPQVPSSQEEEDLALAQALSASEAEYRRQQAQSRSLKPSNCSLC